One bacterium DNA window includes the following coding sequences:
- the uvrB gene encoding excinuclease ABC subunit UvrB — MNRFQLVSPFELQGDQPQAVEQLVQGLQRQERYQTLLGVTGSGKTFTMAHVIARMNRPTLIISHNKTLAAQLFGEFRGFFPGNAVEYFISYYDYYQPEAYLPHTDTYIEKDTSINDEIDRLRLRATSALLSRRDVIIVASVSCIYGLGSPEDWLEMLIILKVGQHIERNRILHKLVEVHYSRNDVDFDRGTFRVRGDVVEVIPAYEREAIRIEMFGDEIERISRVDVLTGEIKEEMETVAIYPAKHFVTSPERLKVAMESIRGELKERLGELREAGKLLEAQRLEQRTRFDLEMMQEIGYCSGIENYSRHLGGRKPGERPSTLIDYFPRDYLLIIDESHVTVPQIRGMHHGDRSRKEVLVEYGFRLPSALDNRPLNFDEFTASINQCIFVSATPAEYELEMCKGVVVEQVIRPTGLMDPEIEVRPVKGQIDDLIGEINLRAGRGERILVTTLTKRMAEDLTEYLSGMGIRVRYMHSEIDALDRVVILRDLRLAEFDVLVGINLLREGLDLPEVSLVAVLDADKEGFLRSERSLIQTAGRAARNINGKVIFYADKITDSMRMAIDETSRRRAIQAEYNEAHHITPTSIVKSMEEVMGATRVADARPEPYGKKEVTIEDKEFRQTWKRMSEKEQLELLGELEKKMFAAAAALQFEQAAELRDQIDLLRLSHEEKFKIAHILEK; from the coding sequence ATGAATCGCTTCCAACTGGTTTCTCCCTTTGAGCTGCAGGGCGATCAGCCCCAAGCAGTCGAGCAGCTGGTCCAGGGACTGCAGCGTCAGGAACGCTACCAGACCCTGCTTGGAGTCACCGGCAGCGGCAAGACCTTCACGATGGCGCACGTCATCGCCCGGATGAACCGGCCCACCCTGATCATCTCGCATAACAAGACCCTGGCCGCGCAGCTCTTCGGTGAATTCCGCGGTTTTTTCCCGGGGAACGCCGTCGAGTATTTCATCAGCTATTATGACTATTATCAGCCCGAGGCCTACCTTCCGCATACCGACACCTATATCGAGAAGGATACCTCGATCAATGACGAGATCGACCGGTTGCGGCTGCGCGCCACCTCAGCCCTGCTCTCACGCCGCGATGTGATCATCGTCGCGTCGGTGTCGTGCATCTATGGCCTCGGCTCGCCCGAGGACTGGCTCGAGATGCTGATCATTCTCAAGGTTGGGCAGCACATCGAGCGCAACCGGATTTTGCATAAGCTGGTCGAGGTGCATTATTCCCGCAATGATGTCGATTTCGACCGCGGGACCTTCCGCGTCCGCGGTGATGTAGTCGAGGTGATCCCGGCCTATGAGCGTGAAGCGATTCGCATCGAGATGTTCGGTGATGAGATCGAGCGGATCTCCCGGGTGGATGTACTCACCGGAGAGATCAAGGAAGAGATGGAGACGGTGGCGATCTACCCGGCCAAGCATTTCGTCACCTCACCGGAGCGGCTGAAAGTGGCGATGGAATCGATCCGCGGGGAATTGAAGGAGCGTCTTGGTGAGCTGCGCGAAGCGGGGAAGCTGCTCGAGGCGCAACGGCTGGAACAACGCACCCGTTTCGATCTCGAGATGATGCAGGAGATCGGCTATTGCAGCGGGATCGAGAACTACTCCCGCCATCTCGGCGGCCGCAAGCCCGGCGAACGCCCCTCGACCCTGATTGATTATTTCCCCCGGGATTATCTCCTGATCATTGACGAATCGCACGTCACGGTGCCGCAGATCCGCGGCATGCACCATGGCGACCGATCGCGCAAGGAGGTCCTGGTTGAATATGGATTCCGGCTCCCCTCGGCCCTGGACAACCGGCCGCTCAATTTTGACGAGTTCACCGCTTCGATCAATCAGTGCATCTTTGTCTCCGCCACGCCGGCTGAATATGAACTGGAAATGTGCAAGGGTGTGGTTGTCGAGCAGGTGATCCGCCCGACCGGACTGATGGATCCGGAGATCGAGGTGCGGCCGGTCAAGGGCCAGATCGACGATCTCATCGGCGAAATCAATCTTCGCGCCGGGCGCGGCGAACGCATCCTGGTCACCACGTTGACCAAACGGATGGCGGAGGATCTGACCGAATACCTCTCGGGCATGGGCATCCGCGTCCGCTATATGCATTCGGAGATCGACGCCCTCGACCGCGTGGTGATCCTCCGCGACCTGCGCCTGGCTGAATTCGACGTGCTGGTTGGGATCAACCTGCTGCGCGAGGGACTCGATCTCCCCGAGGTCTCGCTGGTTGCCGTCCTCGATGCCGATAAGGAGGGATTCCTGCGCTCCGAGCGCTCACTCATCCAGACCGCCGGGCGTGCCGCCCGCAACATCAACGGCAAGGTGATCTTTTACGCGGATAAGATCACCGATTCGATGCGCATGGCGATCGATGAGACCAGCCGCCGCCGCGCCATCCAGGCGGAGTACAACGAAGCCCATCATATCACACCCACCTCGATTGTCAAGTCAATGGAAGAGGTGATGGGAGCAACGCGCGTCGCCGATGCCCGCCCGGAGCCTTACGGCAAAAAAGAGGTCACGATCGAGGACAAGGAGTTCCGGCAGACCTGGAAACGGATGAGCGAAAAGGAACAGCTCGAGCTCCTGGGCGAGCTGGAGAAGAAGATGTTCGCCGCGGCTGCGGCGCTGCAGTTCGAACAGGCGGCGGAACTGCGCGATCAGATCGATCTGCTCCGTCTCAGCCATGAAGAAAAATTCAAGATCGCGCACATCCTCGAGAAATAG
- a CDS encoding universal stress protein, translating to MRIKQDNAGGLEGFPPFQRAVVAVALSPHLPAVLNQSSHLLRPLGTEVLLLHVGGDSAAARRRLEEAIAASAFGRDQTPALIIQPGQPVEVIAAVARRERADLIIAGAPKKESLLRHFLGSVATQLASGAPCSLLLMTDSSLTPTPIFRIHCAVEYDRPAHFAVEVAISIARQMHSRELVLTHSFHIPEWEGKMSKVDTKETQRIYHRQDLRLRRFLSRFPSQGVSCRAQCFHEHSLSATLEFARDLNANLLVLPGPRRQSGVWDRLIKNNLTHLLQTLPDAILVTRKPRYSVRRSGDQSGAKKKPVSAIGKRA from the coding sequence ATGAGAATCAAGCAAGACAACGCCGGGGGGCTGGAGGGATTTCCACCTTTCCAGCGTGCGGTGGTCGCTGTCGCCCTTTCACCGCACCTTCCGGCGGTCCTGAATCAGTCGAGCCATCTTCTCCGGCCGCTAGGAACGGAGGTGCTGCTGCTGCACGTCGGCGGGGATAGTGCAGCGGCGCGACGGCGGCTGGAGGAAGCGATCGCCGCTTCGGCATTCGGCCGTGATCAGACGCCGGCGCTGATCATTCAGCCCGGGCAGCCGGTCGAGGTCATCGCCGCGGTGGCCCGCCGCGAACGCGCCGATCTGATCATCGCCGGGGCGCCCAAAAAAGAGAGTCTGCTGCGCCATTTCCTCGGTTCGGTGGCCACGCAGCTGGCTTCCGGAGCGCCGTGCTCACTGCTGCTGATGACCGATTCCTCTCTCACGCCGACGCCGATCTTTCGGATTCACTGTGCCGTCGAATATGACCGGCCCGCTCACTTTGCCGTCGAGGTGGCCATCAGCATAGCCCGGCAAATGCACAGCCGCGAACTCGTGCTGACTCATTCCTTCCACATCCCGGAATGGGAGGGCAAGATGAGTAAGGTGGATACCAAGGAAACCCAGCGCATCTATCACCGTCAGGATCTGCGTTTGCGCCGCTTCCTCTCCCGCTTTCCCTCACAGGGTGTCTCCTGCCGGGCCCAGTGCTTTCATGAACACTCGCTCTCCGCCACCCTCGAATTCGCCCGCGATCTCAACGCCAACCTGCTGGTTCTTCCCGGCCCGCGACGCCAGAGCGGCGTTTGGGATCGTCTCATCAAAAACAATTTGACCCACCTCCTGCAAACTCTGCCTGATGCCATCCTGGTGACGCGTAAGCCGCGCTATAGCGTGCGCCGCTCCGGCGATCAATCCGGGGCAAAAAAAAAGCCCGTTTCCGCGATTGGGAAACGGGCTTGA
- a CDS encoding MFS transporter, which translates to MNSDSILRAFASRNYRLYWGGQAVSLLGTWMQRVAMGWLVYRLTDSAFMLGVVEFVSQIPAFFLAPVAGVYLDRWDRRRTLIATQVLLMVQAALIALLIFAGWIRIDHILVLSGLFGLINAFDQAGRQAIVKDLLLRREDLGNAIALNSTMFNAGRLIGPSIAGITIALVGEGWCFLINSLSFIAIILALLQIQTAPAPRPASVPPGLIASMREGLSYSWRVFPIRIILLALALFSLIGLPFTVLLPVLARDVFHGNAATLGFITASTGVGALYGAWYLASRKTVTGLERVMVAAILIAGAALVLIALVQRLYPSLIFIIFAGFGLMAVYSSGNTILQTLVADDKRGRVLALYTMTYQGMAPLGSLLAGLLTRHTSAPTTLCISGGLLLVSGLYLTRYLKRMRFFIRRHRKLAEAAVESEG; encoded by the coding sequence ATGAATTCCGATTCGATACTGCGCGCCTTCGCCTCCAGGAATTACCGGCTTTACTGGGGGGGCCAGGCGGTCTCGCTGCTTGGAACCTGGATGCAACGCGTGGCCATGGGATGGCTGGTCTATCGCTTGACGGATTCCGCCTTCATGCTCGGGGTGGTTGAATTTGTCAGCCAGATCCCCGCTTTTTTTCTCGCCCCGGTGGCCGGTGTCTATCTGGACCGCTGGGACCGGCGGCGCACCCTGATCGCCACCCAGGTGCTACTGATGGTCCAGGCGGCCTTGATCGCCCTGCTGATTTTTGCCGGCTGGATCCGCATCGACCACATCCTCGTTCTCAGCGGGCTGTTCGGGCTGATCAATGCCTTCGACCAGGCGGGACGTCAAGCCATTGTCAAGGACCTTCTCCTCCGGCGCGAAGACCTCGGCAATGCCATCGCCCTCAATTCGACTATGTTCAACGCCGGCCGGCTGATCGGCCCCTCCATTGCCGGGATCACCATCGCCCTGGTGGGTGAAGGCTGGTGCTTCCTGATCAACAGTCTCTCCTTTATCGCCATCATCTTAGCCTTGCTCCAGATTCAGACTGCGCCCGCGCCAAGGCCGGCCTCTGTACCGCCCGGCCTGATCGCCAGCATGCGCGAGGGGCTCTCCTATTCCTGGCGCGTTTTCCCGATCCGGATTATCCTCCTAGCTTTGGCGCTCTTCAGCCTGATCGGCCTTCCTTTCACCGTCCTCCTGCCCGTCCTGGCGAGGGATGTTTTTCATGGCAATGCTGCCACCCTCGGTTTCATCACCGCCTCGACCGGGGTCGGCGCGCTCTATGGCGCCTGGTACCTTGCCAGCCGTAAAACCGTAACGGGGCTGGAGCGGGTGATGGTCGCGGCGATCCTCATCGCCGGCGCGGCGCTGGTACTGATCGCCCTGGTGCAGCGGCTCTATCCCTCGCTGATTTTCATCATATTCGCCGGCTTCGGCCTCATGGCCGTCTACTCCTCGGGCAACACCATCCTGCAGACTCTTGTCGCGGACGACAAACGCGGCCGGGTCCTGGCGCTCTATACCATGACCTACCAGGGCATGGCACCGCTCGGCAGCCTGTTGGCGGGGCTCCTCACCCGGCACACCAGTGCCCCGACCACGCTCTGCATCAGCGGCGGCCTGCTGCTGGTCAGCGGACTCTATCTTACCCGCTATCTCAAACGCATGCGCTTCTTCATCCGCCGCCACCGGAAACTCGCCGAAGCGGCAGTAGAATCGGAGGGATAA
- a CDS encoding family 10 glycosylhydrolase produces the protein MRSGLGLTGTLIFITLFCTIAIASGEEPETRALWVTRWDYQSPADIAQIMENAAAAHFNTILFQVRGDGTVFYRSRIELWASELRNSNPGWDPLQVAIDQAHARRLKLQAWINVYPGWMGTKPPRIGNQLYNAHPDWFMVDRFGQRQPLNVQYVWLSPTHPEVTPYLLGLCEELYTTYAIDGIHLDYIRYPAPSFSYDRASLEVYRQETGGTPDRDETAWSQWRREAISRFIARLHTAMQIHNPTLVLSAAVLGNYPTGRRVYLQDSHEWLARGIIDAIYPMIYTRDDTLFRRQLLEHRYNDHNRHVYPGIYLGSARHLATQLRIARDAGCKGMALFSYELLFPNHTPDPDLNRILSENFASEVALAEQPWKRYAGDSQGPIVEQAYTLPDRVYAHSKFRIAAKITDPSGVYDDRTGSDGKGIYLLFDCDWPPNPANEVQMSKLKNYKDWYITDKAIKADDAGLDFRFRIHAWDNHEESAGHPKRNFGYSDVWSLSILARYQNFLARGTFGPVIESPCALATDDRGQIWVGALSAPAITILDRQGHPVSFSPIQYGTDKDLQSRPLGVISAIAFAPPNLICVLTEEEPRMIYRFHAGNGIPLPGIALDFPASGIDCDREGRFYLLEENSTRWHLLSPLGIELSGSPFGIDHTGGDIAVLKDGSQVYLTDQTTGGVQCWNGAIEGYLARYWRVKNLLPADAAEGGVASDSADVVYVSHPQRGVITIFNRAGRLLAHLSGGDPPLNAPEALAISASTDSLFVLDAAGRGPATLNLWVRKK, from the coding sequence ATGCGTAGCGGATTGGGCCTAACCGGCACCCTGATTTTCATCACCTTGTTTTGCACGATTGCCATCGCTTCGGGGGAGGAACCCGAAACGCGCGCCCTTTGGGTGACGCGCTGGGATTATCAGTCGCCGGCAGACATCGCTCAGATCATGGAGAATGCCGCGGCCGCCCACTTCAATACCATCCTCTTCCAGGTCCGTGGCGACGGTACCGTCTTCTACCGCTCTAGGATCGAACTCTGGGCCTCCGAGCTACGCAACAGCAACCCCGGCTGGGATCCCCTACAGGTGGCCATCGATCAGGCGCATGCCCGCCGCCTCAAACTGCAAGCCTGGATCAACGTCTACCCCGGCTGGATGGGTACCAAACCGCCGCGAATCGGCAATCAACTCTACAACGCCCATCCCGACTGGTTTATGGTAGACCGCTTCGGCCAGCGCCAACCCCTTAACGTGCAATATGTCTGGCTCTCCCCCACCCATCCAGAGGTCACCCCCTATCTCCTCGGACTCTGCGAGGAACTGTACACCACCTATGCCATCGACGGAATTCATCTCGACTATATCCGCTATCCCGCCCCCTCCTTTTCCTATGATCGGGCCTCGCTGGAAGTTTACCGGCAGGAGACCGGCGGAACCCCCGACCGCGACGAAACCGCTTGGAGCCAGTGGCGGCGCGAGGCGATCAGCCGGTTCATCGCCCGGCTCCACACCGCGATGCAAATCCATAACCCCACCCTGGTCCTCTCCGCCGCCGTCCTCGGCAACTATCCGACCGGCCGGCGCGTCTACCTCCAGGACAGCCACGAGTGGCTCGCCCGCGGCATCATCGACGCCATTTATCCCATGATTTACACCCGGGACGATACCCTCTTTCGCCGCCAGTTACTCGAGCACCGCTATAACGATCATAACCGCCATGTCTATCCCGGCATTTACCTCGGCAGCGCCCGTCATCTCGCCACCCAGTTGCGCATCGCCCGCGATGCCGGCTGCAAGGGCATGGCCCTCTTCTCCTACGAGTTGCTCTTCCCCAATCATACCCCGGATCCCGACCTTAACCGGATCCTGTCCGAAAACTTTGCCAGTGAAGTCGCCCTGGCCGAACAACCCTGGAAGCGCTATGCCGGAGATTCGCAGGGACCGATCGTCGAACAAGCCTATACCCTCCCTGATCGCGTTTATGCCCACTCCAAATTCCGGATCGCCGCCAAGATCACCGATCCCTCGGGCGTCTATGACGACCGTACCGGTTCGGACGGTAAAGGGATTTATCTGCTCTTCGACTGCGATTGGCCCCCCAATCCCGCCAATGAAGTCCAGATGAGCAAACTCAAGAACTACAAGGACTGGTATATCACCGACAAGGCCATCAAGGCCGATGATGCGGGCCTCGATTTCCGTTTTCGTATCCATGCCTGGGACAACCATGAAGAGTCCGCCGGCCACCCCAAACGCAATTTTGGCTATAGCGATGTCTGGTCCCTCTCAATTCTGGCCAGGTACCAGAACTTTCTCGCCCGCGGCACGTTCGGCCCGGTCATCGAGTCACCCTGCGCACTTGCAACTGACGACCGCGGCCAGATCTGGGTGGGTGCGCTGAGTGCTCCAGCCATCACCATCCTCGATCGCCAGGGCCATCCGGTTTCCTTCTCGCCGATCCAGTACGGCACCGACAAGGATCTCCAGAGCCGGCCGCTGGGCGTCATCAGCGCCATAGCCTTCGCTCCGCCCAACCTGATCTGCGTGCTCACCGAAGAAGAGCCGCGCATGATCTACCGCTTTCACGCCGGCAACGGCATACCCCTCCCCGGCATCGCCCTCGACTTTCCCGCCAGCGGCATCGACTGCGACCGTGAGGGGCGCTTTTATCTCCTTGAGGAAAACTCGACGCGCTGGCATCTCCTCTCCCCCCTCGGCATCGAGTTGAGCGGCAGCCCCTTCGGCATCGACCACACGGGCGGTGATATTGCGGTGCTCAAGGACGGCAGCCAGGTCTATCTGACCGATCAGACCACAGGCGGTGTGCAGTGCTGGAACGGCGCCATTGAGGGCTACCTGGCGCGCTACTGGCGGGTAAAAAATTTGCTGCCGGCGGATGCTGCTGAAGGCGGGGTGGCCAGCGATTCGGCGGATGTCGTATACGTCTCCCACCCCCAGCGCGGTGTGATCACCATCTTCAACCGGGCCGGACGCCTGCTCGCCCATCTCAGTGGCGGCGATCCCCCGCTTAATGCGCCGGAAGCCCTCGCCATTTCGGCCTCCACCGACTCGCTCTTCGTCCTCGATGCAGCAGGCCGGGGCCCGGCAACCCTCAACCTCTGGGTGCGGAAAAAATAA
- a CDS encoding protein-L-isoaspartate(D-aspartate) O-methyltransferase — MVKTIGILIAAVKLISGSDCMQEEKATPQRSAASAEQALNSERQLMVDRQIRARGLQDSAVLAAMEMVPRHLFVPPGERNRAYEDHPLPIGYEQTISQPYIVAYMTAMLSVRPGDRVLEIGTGSGYQAAVLSLLAREVYSIEIVEPLCRKAAGRLAALGYSNVQVRCGDGYAGWPEQAPFDAIILTASPEVIPEPLVEQLARGGRMILPLGGAYQELVLITRNQEGHLSRRELIPVRFVPMTGRAEGGQMESGMEFHNRDETMQRDLR, encoded by the coding sequence ATGGTCAAAACCATCGGGATTCTGATCGCTGCCGTGAAACTGATTTCAGGGAGTGACTGCATGCAAGAAGAGAAGGCAACCCCGCAAAGGAGCGCCGCGTCGGCGGAGCAGGCCCTGAACTCCGAACGGCAGCTCATGGTCGACCGTCAGATCCGCGCCCGGGGCCTCCAGGACTCCGCCGTGCTGGCGGCCATGGAAATGGTGCCGCGCCACCTCTTCGTTCCTCCCGGCGAGCGTAACCGGGCCTATGAGGATCATCCGCTGCCCATCGGTTACGAGCAAACGATCTCGCAGCCCTATATCGTCGCCTACATGACCGCCATGCTCAGCGTGCGTCCCGGCGACCGGGTGCTGGAGATCGGCACCGGCTCCGGCTATCAGGCGGCGGTCCTGAGCCTCCTGGCCCGGGAGGTCTACTCCATCGAGATCGTCGAACCGCTGTGCAGGAAAGCTGCCGGGCGCCTGGCCGCCCTGGGCTATTCCAATGTCCAGGTCCGTTGCGGCGATGGCTATGCCGGCTGGCCCGAACAGGCGCCATTCGATGCCATTATCCTAACCGCGTCGCCTGAGGTGATCCCTGAGCCCCTGGTCGAACAGCTCGCCCGCGGCGGCCGTATGATTCTGCCGCTCGGTGGCGCCTATCAGGAACTGGTGCTCATTACACGCAACCAGGAGGGGCATCTCTCGCGCAGAGAATTGATTCCGGTGCGCTTTGTGCCCATGACCGGGCGTGCAGAGGGGGGCCAGATGGAAAGCGGAATGGAATTTCACAACCGGGATGAAACAATGCAAAGGGATTTACGTTAA
- a CDS encoding fused MFS/spermidine synthase — protein sequence MHSIKPAALLLGGIAMLAQLVLLRAFMAIFWGNELLVGFLLAIWMGFSGLGSWLGNRLRLPRPQQAPALAFRLQGVALLCGIASLLVLPGARTLLQVPAAEYLTIPHLFLLALMTVVPVTVPLGLSFALLAGAGAEESDNPAASVYVWDAAGSVAASLLFTFLLVHWLSPVQTLLIAGLLLTVLMTWRAGRRPGHAVLAAVLLALLLLAPGIEQRRAAAWWHAFAPGMSLRARAASPHGELAVVDWGGAPSLFSNGVFQTALPNLIDSQAQAALLLSQPLSSPRRILLIGGGLGGLAPELARPQDVKVTVIEADRRAFEIALAAWPDSLRALWRTPRLTVLHTDGRHFLQRCSERYNLLVLNVGRPAGALANRYYTEEFFSLAKSRLAPTGMLALLNVPCGENYLGPELLRLNRALHAALRRCFEHVIVIPGNDALYLAGQREVVTADPVLLGSRLAAQQLDLDYFFPPMFATWLPTERLAALEAQLADAPAWRNRDFHPIAYLTDLMLWQKTVRGSSALLLAVERIGYRRIAMFWSLLLVIVLLAAWRRARRAGGRRKRGHPLLPFILLAAFTLGMAATAFDVLFILALQSLYGNLYEAIGLALAAFMGGLAGGGGLALRVPPQHRGTLAALLLTLIALSALLLTPFFALLARHPLTPLFYLGLIGISGLTGALFPLLSGLHETFAGRGRWGTVNGVDLAGGATAALLIGGLWVPLFGFARSLWLVALANLAAALVLVAAIRPQIEEEINGQNHRDSDRCRETDFRE from the coding sequence ATGCATTCGATCAAGCCCGCCGCCCTGCTGCTCGGAGGCATCGCCATGCTGGCGCAGCTCGTCCTGCTGCGCGCCTTCATGGCGATCTTTTGGGGCAACGAACTGCTGGTCGGATTTCTCCTCGCCATCTGGATGGGCTTTTCGGGACTGGGCAGTTGGCTCGGAAACCGGTTGCGGCTGCCTCGGCCGCAGCAGGCACCCGCCCTCGCTTTCCGCTTGCAGGGAGTCGCCCTGCTCTGCGGCATCGCCTCGCTTTTAGTGCTCCCCGGCGCTCGTACCTTGCTGCAGGTCCCGGCGGCCGAATACCTGACCATCCCGCACCTCTTCCTGCTTGCACTCATGACCGTCGTTCCGGTCACCGTTCCACTCGGACTCTCCTTCGCACTGCTCGCCGGCGCCGGCGCTGAGGAGAGTGACAATCCTGCGGCCAGCGTCTATGTTTGGGATGCCGCCGGAAGCGTCGCCGCCAGTCTCCTCTTCACCTTTTTGCTGGTGCACTGGCTTTCGCCCGTGCAGACCCTCCTGATCGCCGGGCTGCTGCTGACCGTCCTGATGACCTGGCGTGCAGGCCGCCGCCCGGGGCACGCCGTCCTGGCCGCCGTGCTATTGGCCCTTCTCCTGCTGGCGCCCGGAATCGAGCAGCGCCGGGCTGCGGCCTGGTGGCACGCCTTCGCCCCCGGTATGTCGCTGCGTGCCCGCGCCGCCTCGCCTCACGGCGAACTGGCGGTAGTCGACTGGGGTGGCGCGCCCAGCCTCTTCAGCAACGGGGTTTTCCAGACCGCGCTACCCAATCTTATCGACAGCCAGGCCCAGGCGGCCTTGCTCCTCAGCCAGCCCCTGTCTTCGCCGCGGCGCATCCTGTTGATTGGCGGCGGTCTGGGAGGACTGGCCCCCGAATTGGCGCGCCCCCAGGATGTGAAGGTCACGGTTATCGAAGCCGACCGTCGCGCCTTTGAGATCGCGCTCGCTGCCTGGCCCGATTCTCTGCGCGCGCTATGGCGCACACCCCGATTGACCGTCCTGCACACCGATGGCCGTCATTTCCTGCAGCGCTGCAGCGAACGCTACAACCTGTTGGTCCTTAATGTCGGGCGCCCCGCCGGAGCTCTGGCCAACCGCTATTATACTGAAGAGTTTTTCAGCCTCGCAAAAAGCCGTCTGGCCCCCACGGGGATGCTCGCCCTGCTGAATGTCCCTTGCGGTGAGAACTATCTCGGCCCCGAGTTGCTCCGCCTCAACCGCGCCCTGCACGCGGCCTTGCGGCGCTGTTTCGAGCATGTGATCGTCATCCCGGGCAATGATGCGCTCTATCTGGCGGGACAGCGGGAGGTGGTGACGGCTGATCCAGTGCTGCTTGGCAGCCGCCTAGCGGCTCAGCAGCTCGATCTCGACTATTTCTTCCCGCCGATGTTCGCCACCTGGCTGCCGACGGAGCGCCTCGCCGCCCTCGAAGCGCAACTGGCCGATGCGCCCGCTTGGCGTAACCGCGATTTTCACCCGATTGCTTATTTGACTGACTTGATGCTTTGGCAGAAGACAGTACGCGGCAGCAGCGCCCTCCTGCTCGCCGTCGAACGCATCGGCTACCGCCGGATCGCGATGTTTTGGTCGCTACTGCTGGTGATAGTACTGCTGGCGGCCTGGCGGCGGGCGCGTCGGGCGGGAGGACGGCGCAAACGCGGCCATCCTTTGCTCCCCTTCATTCTCCTGGCGGCGTTTACACTCGGCATGGCGGCGACGGCCTTTGATGTGCTCTTCATTCTGGCGCTGCAAAGCCTCTACGGCAATCTCTACGAGGCCATCGGCCTCGCTTTGGCCGCCTTCATGGGCGGACTGGCCGGGGGAGGAGGGCTCGCACTGCGCGTCCCCCCGCAGCATCGGGGTACTCTGGCGGCCCTTCTCCTCACCCTGATCGCGCTCTCGGCTCTTTTACTGACCCCCTTCTTCGCGCTGCTGGCACGCCATCCGCTGACGCCGCTCTTTTATCTCGGGCTCATCGGCATCAGCGGACTCACCGGCGCCCTTTTCCCGCTGCTTTCCGGGCTGCACGAAACCTTCGCCGGTCGCGGCAGGTGGGGAACGGTCAACGGTGTTGACTTGGCCGGCGGCGCCACCGCCGCCTTGCTTATCGGTGGTCTCTGGGTTCCGCTTTTCGGCTTCGCCCGAAGCCTCTGGCTGGTCGCCTTGGCCAACCTAGCGGCGGCTTTGGTTCTTGTTGCGGCAATCCGTCCGCAGATCGAGGAGGAGATAAATGGTCAAAACCATCGGGATTCTGATCGCTGCCGTGAAACTGATTTCAGGGAGTGA
- a CDS encoding GNAT family protein — MYTCTFLQGESIYLRPFAEEDLELVQFGKNDPRVRETLFLAMPQTLEQVRAEMAAWSTSKETVLFTICSKTEGKPVGQTAFVRIDLISRAAIFYIAIYDPGEWKKGYGGEATRMMVAYGFDQLNLNRIQLHVSCENTHAVAAYKKAGYAIEGTLRQAMYHHDRYVDFYVMGILREDYYRQH, encoded by the coding sequence GTGTACACCTGCACATTTTTACAAGGAGAGAGTATCTATTTGCGGCCTTTTGCGGAAGAGGACCTGGAACTGGTTCAGTTTGGCAAGAATGACCCACGGGTGCGGGAGACCCTCTTCCTGGCCATGCCGCAGACCCTGGAACAGGTCCGGGCGGAGATGGCCGCTTGGAGCACCAGCAAGGAGACGGTCCTCTTTACAATTTGCAGCAAAACGGAGGGCAAACCGGTGGGACAGACCGCCTTTGTGCGCATCGACCTGATCAGTCGCGCAGCGATCTTTTACATCGCAATCTACGATCCCGGGGAATGGAAGAAGGGCTATGGCGGGGAGGCAACGCGGATGATGGTCGCCTATGGATTTGACCAGCTCAACCTCAATCGGATCCAGTTGCACGTGAGCTGCGAGAATACGCATGCGGTTGCGGCCTATAAAAAAGCAGGGTATGCCATTGAGGGTACCCTGCGCCAGGCGATGTATCACCATGACCGCTATGTCGATTTTTACGTGATGGGAATCTTGCGTGAGGACTATTACCGGCAGCACTGA